From the Microplitis mediator isolate UGA2020A chromosome 6, iyMicMedi2.1, whole genome shotgun sequence genome, one window contains:
- the LOC130669265 gene encoding uncharacterized protein LOC130669265, with the protein MAPFKLRFAKMGKSRSKGSRSDSSEYEDVASSLDFGGMSTPGTPGTEFNVIALPKDSQTTMTNSPPPSYEHVLQETQLRRTPSEVDEGEEEFAEAENDNNYTDESVVLSSKGRMLTSGVSRVSGESEASLVGNQIIVKGPEIFHKSSKELYRAIAKQCGISCKMSDQCRCLDCQSHYFDCEYDKDEQEKTDGGLGAGTPMFIAEVMHGTACILL; encoded by the exons ATGGCGCCATTTAAATTGCGATTCGCAAAAATGGGCAAGTCCCGCAGCAAAGGAAGTCGAAGTGACAGCAGCGAGTACGAGGACGTGGCATCAAGTCTAGATTTCGGAGGCATGAGCACTCCTGGGACACCTGGTACAGAGTTCAATGTAATTGCGCTGCCCAAAGACTCACAGACTACTATGACCAACTCACCCCCGCCTTCCTACGAGCATGTATTGCAAGag aCGCAATTGAGACGCACGCCGAGTGAAGTTGATGAGGGCGAAGAAGAGTTCGCTGAAGctgaaaatgataataattatacggACGAGAGTGTTGTGTTGAGCAGCAAGGGCAGAATGTTGACATCCGGAGTCAGCAGAGTGAGTGGAGAAAGCGAGGCCAGTTTGGTGGGCAATCAAATAATCGTAAAGGGCCCGGAGATATTTCACAAGTCCAGCAAAGAACTTTATCGCGCTATTGCGAAGCAGTGCGGCATCTCTTGTAAAATGAGCGATCAATGCCGCTGTTTAGACTGTCAG AGTCATTACTTCGATTGCGAGTACGATAAAGATGAACAAGAAAAGACTGACGGCGGGTTGGGTGCCGGTACTCCGATGTTCATCGCCGAAGTAATGCACGGAACAGCTTGCATTCTTCTTTAA